A stretch of DNA from Telopea speciosissima isolate NSW1024214 ecotype Mountain lineage chromosome 5, Tspe_v1, whole genome shotgun sequence:
aggagagggtgGAACAGGTTGGAGCTAGTAGTAATGCTTGCTTAGCTTGTGGATGCAGAGGGAGAGGAAACCGTGTAGGAGACAATGAGTTTGAATTCGAATTCTCACTGGTGCCAATAATGTTCCCAGCAAACAAAACCTACTCCAATGGAAGAGACAGGATTGAAGAGAGAAACCGTAGAGTTGAGTTTGAAGAGGGTAGAACAGTGATCGAGGATATCCTTGATGCCCGTGGCACCAAAGTTGCAGAAATCACAATGGAATTCCTTTTAAGTTGGATTTGGGCTCAAGGGAGAGGTGATGTCGGCAGTAGGTTGAATTTTTTTGTTCAGATCTAGGGTTACATAGCAGTAGGTTTCGTTGTACAGAAAACCAGTTTCATAGCAACAGGTTTGGTTGTACAGAAAACCAGTTtcatagaagagagagagagagagagagacagttaCCTGGACAGTGGGGGTACAGCAGCAGAGATCCTCGAGCTTGAGGTGAGGACGAAGCTTCAAGTCCCAGCAGagaaagcgagagagagagtagcAGGTTTTGCATTTTTGAGCGTTTGGAACTTTTGAAGCAAGAGAGATTTGAGTGAGAGATGAACGACTTCGCGTATTGCAAGCGTTTTATCGGGTAACAGTTTTTGTTAAAAGccacaaaacattaaaaacaacAAATAGTTGTTATGTCATAAACGTTTTTTTGGGTATAAATTGTTaaaagaatttgatttttgttatcaaAAACACTTAAGACAAAACGGATTTATCAAACGGTTTTTCTGTGCCATTTGTGTGCTGGGAACATTATTGGCACAgatacaacaaaaacaaaacgtTGTCAAACGGTGCCTTACCCTCTCAATAAAGAGAAATCAAGCCATGTGGTGTGATGGGCTCGGATCAGCTCAGAAATACGTGTTTTCCTGTTTTTGGTATAACTTCAATTCACGTCCGGGTGCTAGAAATTGACAAGTTATATACCTTTGGAATCATTTTTCCGAGCACTATCCAATGGTGCATGGTTTGAtctaaattttttcaaaaaatattttaattttgaggGCAAAgataaaccctaatttggtgttagggaaattcctgacaaCCTTTCTAATTAATGCTCCTACACCCTTGACTAGCATcgaatattttatatttaaaaaacatTTGTCCGAACCTTATTGGGTTCATGGTTGGGTTGGTTAGGGAGTCTTgcccttcctctctctctctctctctctctctctctctctctctctctctctctctgtgtgtgtgtgtgtgtgtgtgtgtgagagagagagagagagagagagagtttatccATTCACGTCtggttgtcatcatcgtcggggATGACAAAATTTAGGGTCTACACTATGCGTAACATGATACttggttttgagttttttcaagaACTTTATGAAGAAGATCCATACTTTTTCCTATTCTAAATGTTTGGGCCACTTCTCTACATTTTCACCAATtaaaaacccttatttgttaggATCATAGTCTACCAAACTTTTCccaaaacactaaaatggaaagaatttatcatccaaaattgattaaaaattaaaaaagagtaTAAATTTATATGGTTCCTTATTCAGTTTGAAAATAGGCAATTCGGTTGGGTTTAACGGTTTAAGACATGAAAACGAAATCAAACCGAACCTAGAAAAGATTTCAGTTttgaaaaccaaaaccgaaccgattTACTTCAATTCGATTTTAAACGGCCGGTTTTGATTCtatattgacacccttacactATTGCCTCTATTTATATTGGTCCTATTTACTTTATTCATCGGATTCCTAGGAATTCCTTTCGGTCAATAAGGAATGGACATGGATATATTATCCAATGGTTAACTCCAATTGTTCAACAAACCGTTCAACTGCCTATAGCATCCAACCCATAATCGCATGTATTATATATAGCCACTGGTTCAGGTATAAGATACTATTATTACCTTCCGAATATAAGGCATCCAACCCATAATCGCATGTATTATATATAGCCATTGGttttttatttgagttttttcaaaaaccagggggtgatttcaGTTTTGTTTAAAAACCTAGGAGTGACGTGTTATTTACCCTTGAATCTTTTATCCTTAAAATTGAAAACTGTAGATGTTGTGAGGTCTGTGAAATGGGTTTCATTGTCTCATCTCAAGGTGTGGGTTTGGATGATTTTCAAGAGTAGAGAAAGCTTAGGGGGATAACTCTAAACTCTTGAACGTCACCGTTCGCCGTTCAAAATGGCAAGATGGAGTAGAGATCCCTAGGGTTTGAGCGTGTTCAAGAGCAAAAAATGGAGAAAGCCAGAAAGGGGGGACGATAAACGAGGAACGGGGGTTTTGaggtttggtttcaaaatttgaacACATCGGGTTAGGTTTATTCAATCTGGTCGGGTGAGAGAGCCAAATGGGATTAAAATTGAGTTTATTAATTAAGGCCATTGGATTCGTTGTTGGCCAGGTGGAAAGATCTCTGGAGGGgttctggacagtccaactcccaccacggctggacaggagccaaatcctaATCGCAACGACCCAAAGAGCGGCGCTCTACCAACTAGGCATCCAACCCATAGTTCAACCCATCTCTGGTGTACCAGTAGTTATCATGCCCTCGGTAAACATTGGGTATCCAAGTGTTGGATAAGAAAGCATCTAAGTAATAAGCCCACTTATTATGATCCCTGTTTTGATGTGGACTccttcattttttatgtttgtcAAACCTGATGAGATGTTTGGTAATACTGTGGAATGAAACAATTTTTGGGATGCCTTGGCAATTTAGCCTTGTGGTATGTGGAAAACATCAATCATTCAATGGTGTTGCAGTTGTTATAATGTTTAAGGAAAAAATGTGGGTATTAAActtccatcttaaaaccaattggttcaaagtgAGGTTCCCATTGGGCAACGCCGCCCGCTTTTGGAGCTGGTTGGCCGGCGTGCCCAACTCTCTCCCAATGTATTAATAGTAAACAGACTTTTTAGGTAGAACATTAGAGTGAATAAACAGTCGCACAGAAACACATTATGTATGAAATAAACCATtgaggaaacaaaaaagaaccCCTTCACTCACTAGTTTTAACTAGTGAAATAGGAGTACGTACTACATCAATTTCAATTATTTTCGGTTCATGAAATGATAGTAAAGATacacaaaatcaaataaataaggaaattgCATAGAGTAGATAGCAGAGGATGAATAATCTATCAGGAGTCAGGACCCCTCGGGATTGATTAGTTTGCTGCACCGTATTGCTGaagatacttcttcttctcttcttcgttCATAAAAGAGGTGAGGGGAAAGGACTTGCCGACCCCCATGGGTGTCTTGAAGGTGATCTTGTTTCCATCCATGCACATCTCTACTATTGTAATCCACACCATCAATTGCTTGGTTTTCACGCcagtcatcttcttcatcctccctTTCTCCACATACGCGGTCGTCTCAGCAGCATAGCTTGCCTTGGTGTTGGTTGCCACATTGAAATGCTCATAGGCGGCCTTGCATTTCCACCATACGAAACCAGTGGCTCTCACCCTCCCACATTCTTCGAGTTCTCCAGTGGGAAGGACACCACTAGGGAATCCCAACTCTTTGATCAGTTCCTCTGCAAATCGATCACAGGCTTCTTTTCCGCGCACGATTTCAGCTCCTGCTCTCTCATCTTCCTTGCTTGCCATGGTTGAGATCGATAGACTAATTAAGAGAATGAATGGAGGAGGAACTGGATCTTCCTTACTTGCTTTTAAAAAACAGAGTAATGTTATGATGAAATCTGAGAATCGATACATGCTATTTATAAGAGATTTAAAATGTTAACATGACGGTGACCATCTGTTAAATGGCCTCACCTCACACTTGAATTATTTAATTTGCTTTAACAAGTAGTCTTCGGTATGAGAAGGCGTTCCATGATTaccataaaagaaaagagaaaggcgTTCCATGTTGTTTGCTCAAATTGGCTGGTCAGAGTAGACAATTTTGACGGCTAACATTCAAGACTTTCTAGATACGGGAAGTCTTCTTTTGAGTTATTAATACGGGACGGCACTGAATTCATACGCCCCCACCATGCTCCTCTACAATGACTTTACTACCTTGATCAACAGTCCCAACCATTAGAGGAATTTCCTCCACCAAGAACATTTGCAGTCATCTCCTCTCTTtcctaataaaaaattatccCAAAATTtacaataatttaaaaaaagaaaaaaaagaaaaaaagagggggagacGGCTGtgttaggggtattttaggttgtttgtgttttttttttacctcaCATAAGGATTtggtaaaaaaatttcaacaatgTAATTTGcaattgtaaaacataatttatgcCTATcagttttgtaaatttttttgctatctagtagatctaggtaGTTCCcccttaaataaaaaagaaattacatcCAACTACAAAACACTGAACAAACACTGTACCCCAAAagggcaaaaagaaaaaagtaacaAACACTTTTGTCGTAAGATTAGAAAAttagggatgcaagtttggcACCTTGGCCCGAACAGGGATTGGACTGAGATACCCTGGCCCTGAGGACAGGTCAAGGATGGAAATTTTTGACCCTCagtcagggttgggctgggctaggATTGAGGCTTCGGGCTgagcccagcccgaccttgttttaagttatactacaAAATATACAGCAATTAACATGTACCTCCCCTGGACTATGGTGGGGCTTACAAATTAACCCGAGTCCGTTAAGTTGAAACCGTTAGTTGAAGTCAAAATTTAtgaatgaccatattacccttcagTAGTATAGTTTTACTCTTTCACCCTTACATTACAAAACTCAAACCCATCTTCTCAACCTTCCATAAGAGACTGACTTTATCCATTCACGTCtggttgtcatcatcgtcggggATGACAAAATTTAGGGTCTACACTATGCGTAACATGGCACttggttttgagttttttcaagaACTTTATGAAGAAGATCCATACTTTTTCCTATTCTAAATGTTTGGGCCACTTCTCTACATTTTCACCAATtaaaaacccttatttgttaggATGATAGTCTACCAAACTTTTCccaaaacactaaaatggaaagaatttatcatccaaaattgattaaaaattaaaaaagagtaTAAATTTATATGGTTCCTTATTCAGTTTGAAAATAGGCAATTCGGTTGGGTTTAACGGTTTAAGACatgaaaacaaaatcaaaccgaacctAGAAAAGATTTCAGTTttgaaaaccaaaaccgaatcgaTTTACTTCAATTCGATTTTAAACGGCCGATTTTGATTCtatattgacacccttacactATTGCCTCTATTTATATTGGTCCTATTTACTTTATTCATCGGATTCCTAGGAATTCCTTTTGGTCAATAAGGAATGGACATGGATATATTATCCAATGGTTAACTCCAATTGTTCAACGAACCGTTCAACTGCCTATAGCATCCAACCCATAATCGCATTTATTATATATAGCCACTGGTTCAGGTATAAGATACTATTATTACCTTCCGAATATAAGGCATCCAACCCATAATCGCATGTATTATATATAGCCACTGGttttttatttgagttttttcaaaaaccatgaggtgatttgagtttcgtttaaaaACCTAGGAGTGACGTGTTATTTACCCTTGAATCTTTTATCCTTAAAATTGAAAACTGTAGATGTTGTGAGGTCTGTGAAATGGGTTTCCTTGTCTCATCTCAGGGTGTGGGTTTGGATGATTTTCAAGAGTAGAGAAAGCTTAGGGGGATAACTCTAAACTCTTGAACGTCACCGTTCGCCGTTCAAAATGGCAAGATGGAGTAGAGATCCCTAGTGTTTGAGCGTGTTCAAGAGCAAAAAATGGAGAAAGCCAGATAGGGGGGACGATAAACGAGGAACGGGGGTTTTGaggtttggtttcaaaatttgaacACATCGGGTTAGGTTTATTCAATCTGGTCGGGTGAGAGAGCCAAATGGGATTAAAATAGAGTTTATTAATTAAGGCCATTGGATTCGTTGTTGGCCAGGTGGAAAGATCTCTGGAGGGGTTCTGGGCAGTCCAGCTCCCACCAtggctggacaggagccaaatcctaATCGCAATGACCCAAAGAGCGGCGCTCTACCAACTAGGCATCCAACCCATAGTTCAACCCATCTCTGGTGTACCAGTAGTTATCATGCCCTCGGTAAACGTTGGGTATCCAAGTGTCGGATAAGAAAGCATCTAAGTAATAAGCCCACTTATTATGATCCCTGTTTTGATGTGGACTccttcattttttatgtttgtcAAACCTGATGAGATGTTTGGTAATACTGTGGAATGAAACAATTTTTGGGATGCCTTGGCAATTTAGCCTTGTGGTATGTGGAAAACATCAATCATTCAATGGTGTTGCAGTTGTTATAATGTTTAAGGAAAAAATGTGGGTATTAAActtccatcttaaaaccaattggttcaaagtgAGGTTCCCATTGGGCAACGCCGCCCGCTTTTGGAGCTGGTTGGCCGGCGTGCCCAACTCTCTCCCAATGTATTAATAGTAAACAGACTTTTTAGGTAGAACATTAGAGTGAATAAACAGTCGCACAGAAACACATTATGTATGAACTAAACCATtgaggaaacaaaaaagaaccCCTTCACTCGCTAGTTTTAACTAGCGAAATAGGAGTACGTACTACATCAATTTCAATTATTTTCGGTTCATGAAATGATAGTAAAGATacacaaaaatcaaataaataaggaaattgCATAGAGTAGATAGCAGAGGATGAATAATCTATCAGGAGTCAGGACCCCTCGGGATTGATTAGTTTGCTGCACCCTATTGCTGaagatacttcttcttctcttcttcgttCATAAAAGAGGTGAGGGGGAAGGACTTGCCGACCCCCATGGGTGTCTTGAAGGTGATCTTGTTTCCATCCATGCACATCTCTACTATTGTAATCCACACCATCAATTGCTTGGTTTTCACGCccgtcatcttcttcatcctccccTTCTCCACATACGCGGTGGTCTCGGCAGCATAGCTTGCCTTGGTGTTGGTTGCCACATTGAAATGCTCATAGGCGGCCTTGCATTTCCACCATACGAAACCAGTGGCTCTCACCCTCCCACATTCTTCGAGTTCTCCAGTGGGAAGGACACCACTAGGGAATCCCAATTCTTTGATCAGTTCCTCTGCAAATCGATCACAGGCTTCTTTTCCGCGCACGATTTCAGCTCCTGCTCTCTCATCTTCCTTGCTTGCCATGGTTGAGATCGATAGACTAATTAAGAGAATGAATGGAGGAGGAACTGGATCTTCCTTACTTGCTTTTAAAAAACAGAGTAATGTTATGATGAAATCTGAGAATCGATACATGCTATTTATAAGAGATTTAAAATGTTAACATGACGGTGACCATCTGTTAAATGGCCTCACCTCACACTTGAATTATTTAATTTGCTTTAACAAGTAGTCTTCGGTATGAGAAGGCGTTCCATGATTaccataaaagaaaagagaaagccGTTCCATGTTGTTTGCTCAAATTGGCTGGTCAGAGTAGACAATTTTGACGGCTAACATTCAAGACTTTCTAGATACGGGAAGTCTTCTTTTGAGTTATTCATACGGGACGGCACTGAATTCATACGCCCCACCATGCTCCTCTACAATGACTTTACTACCTTGATCAACAGTCCCAACCATTAGAGGAATTTCCTCCACCAAGAACATTTGCAGTCATCTCCTCTCTTtcctaataaaaaattatccCAAAATTtacaataatttaaaaaaagaaaaaaaagaaaaaaagagggggagacGGATGtgttaggggtattttaggttgtttgtgttttttttttacctcaCATAGGGATTTggtaaaaaattttcaataatGTAATTTGcaattgtaaaacataatttatgcCTATcagttttgtaaatttttttgctatctagtagatctaggtaGTTCCCCcttaaataaaaaggaaattacatCCAACTACAAAACACTGAACAAACACTGTACCCCAAAagggcaaaaagaaaaaagtaacaAACACTTTTGTCATAAGATTAGAAAAttagggatgcaagtttggcACCTTGGCCCGAACAGGGATTGGATTGAGATACCCTGGCCCTGAGGACAGGTCAAGGATCGAAATTTTTGACCCTCagtcagggttgggctgggctaggATTGAGGCTTCGGGCTgagcccagcccgaccttgttttaagttatactacaAAATATACAGCAATTAACATGTACCTCCCCTGGACTATGGTGGGGCTTACAAATAACCCCAGTCCGTTAAGTTGAAACCGTTAGTTGAAGCCAAAATTTATGAATGATCATATTACCCTTCAGTAGTATAGTTTTACTCTTTCACCCTTACATTACAAAACTCAAACCCATCTTCTCAACCTTCCATCGAACCAACCTCATCTTCCAGCTCACCTCTTTCTTATCCAGTGATTCGGCGATGTTCGAGGAACTCAACTCTAAAATCCGGCGATAGCACTGTTCACCCAGTAAAATGGGTTTGATGATGGAGCACATGATGGGTTCTCTGAAAAAACAATTATAGTTGCCGAAGGTGGGTGTCAAGTTTATCCCTCCATCATCGATCGAACCCATTTCAGCCCAAGCTCTTGGAATGTGTTCTCGCTCCCATAAGAAGGGTCTCGGCATTGGGTTTTTTCAATCCAATGGTTTAGATTTGCCCATAGTCATGCCATGTAGCAAAATCTTGGTGATGGAATTACACTtc
This window harbors:
- the LOC122661636 gene encoding uncharacterized protein LOC122661636; translated protein: MASKEDERAGAEIVRGKEACDRFAEELIKELGFPSGVLPTGELEECGRVRATGFVWWKCKAAYEHFNVATNTKASYAAETTAYVEKGRMKKMTGVKTKQLMVWITIVEMCMDGNKITFKTPMGVGKSFPLTSFMNEEEKKKYLQQYGAAN
- the LOC122661638 gene encoding uncharacterized protein LOC122661638, producing MASKEDERAGAEIVRGKEACDRFAEELIKELGFPSGVLPTGELEECGRVRATGFVWWKCKAAYEHFNVATNTKASYAAETTAYVEKGRMKKMTGVKTKQLMVWITIVEMCMDGNKITFKTPMGVGKSFPLTSFMNEEEKKKYLQQ